A section of the Triplophysa dalaica isolate WHDGS20190420 chromosome 8, ASM1584641v1, whole genome shotgun sequence genome encodes:
- the map2 gene encoding microtubule-associated protein 2 isoform X17, which produces MADGRQPEDSAPQWSTPGAQGSSSPGGHGENGFSSSYRACQPGGAHAGSATAYAKENGFNGDLTSGHAVTAEQVSARIVQEVTAEAVAVLKGEQELNPDSAVRLPSVEDSANLPPSPPPSPAAEHFGPLEQALKMEAERTDPIGMDFTESAMHLDDLPSYESLARDTDMPESPFAKTYPMRDFELPPSGLGHAKEPLEAPLERPDGQSCDVIEPLTEKTCDLSNIHKTESGHAQDKQMEVTAMAKPDELEGDMKDKSGMSAYFETTTIKTDAARSQGEGYYELSTTSEEQKVSLGNLPLPEISYSSLAQTQFLEVNPDLSKSTADTIKTTSPVDRRDDSRLSPGKLALEQRSYSLNITIGAMDHDVQGRPRNFSPLATDIMSHTSGSLDESADYLPATTPSVDKIPQFPSTIMETTTPSSPPAQTTVSDGSKSPQAESPESPVQVKGFYKNGTVMAPDLPEMLDLAGSRSRLASDNADPEMLRRKSVPMDMTSMVSDSLEYLLKSEPSQMAAKREMQLEEQGYCVFSEYSGPMPSPADVHSPMDTSPHIFNTVISEEKELGFVGERECLWSDDLKTEELVAPQVKEEEVMRSKEDSFERESAVAEKSTTETQQDKVDPFKAETLQEISVTSPENENEHLDKQIETFITPKVTVTLEDAKPDLDAIFAAETEAEIADYERQIRKLEMEDRPLSMEEERELQELREKVKNKPDLVHQEAYEEVDAEDVYQLTGVAKDRIARPLRPSPASSVESATEEEKIHIVETEKPKSPEVLKADPNRLSPVGSFEKYFREERPSEQEVKQKDTVESLKEKAVEEQPTPAFSKTEEKPSEQQVIQKDTIVESLEEKPVEEQPHPVPSETAEAPVDTTVIQEIEEDVEIAEEPEEIIPETKPALEEKPVADKLEPDEIAVEKDEVNVVENEELEEELLEGAKAAEDIVESRAAIESVVMVEDDFITVVQTIDEGEVSGHSVRFSAPNEEERPKLLDEEEEEESVEMAQEVEIEAASVEEIVDVPEQNEPPVCPVKEIEIQESEAPSQSYDDYKDETTIDDSILDSSWMDTQADDDKSLATEKIEPLPKASPVKKPHAEKPVKQKTKGSRVKGRIMTPERKHVRKEPVPIQKEEMKKKKAVIKKPDFTKKSDIQTCSPSRKGVVKTTVRHPRPTQHHACVKRKPTVSADGRLPFSVARHSRDRASTSNSTTLTKIPTSKMRAAALVPARPYTVCSSNKNSPMGEGDLNEPRPSSAGQQVSVNVLVVKDGGSRSPEKRSSLPRPASILTRRQHTGDHEESSTSITSSGSTAPRRPTSFRTEVRAEHRTGRSSSMTGTEAARSRSVGNSTPRTPGSTAITPGTPPSYSCRTPGTPRTPGTPKSLSLLSQEKKVAILRTPPKSPATTPKQLRILNQPLPDLKNVKSKIGSTDNIKYQPKGGQIQILNKKLDLGHVSSKCRSKDNLKHSPQGGNVHIPTNKIDLSHVTSKCGSLDNIRHKPGGGNVRIGSVKLDFREKAHAKVGSLDNAHHTPGGGQIQIESHKLMFRDTAKARVDHGADIVIETAGLSGGTSPHRHSHMSSSGSINMLESPQLATLAEDVTAALAKQGL; this is translated from the exons AACAAGTGTCAGCGCGGATCGTGCAGGAGGTAACAGCTGAAGCGGTCGCGGTTCTCAAAGGAGAGCAGGAGCTGAATCCGGACTCTGCCGTCAGGCTGCCCTCAG TGGAAGACTCTGCAAACCTGCCGCCCTCTCCTCCACCGTCTCCGGCAGCAGAGCATTTTGGACCGCTGGAACAAG CTTTGAAGATGGAAGCGGAGAGGACAGATCCCATTGGCATGGACTTCACTGAATCTGCAATGCACCTAGATGATCTCCCATCCTACGAGAGTCTTGCCAGAGACACAGATATGCCAGAAAGCCCCTTTGCTAAAACATATCCCATGCGGGATTTTGAATTGCCTCCAAGTGGCCTGGGTCATGCCAAAGAACCTTTAGAAGCTCCATTGGAAAGGCCTGATGGGCAGAGTTGTGACGTGATAGAGCCTTTAACCGAAAAAACATGTGACTTAAGCAATATACACAAGACTGAATCAGGTCATGCACAAGACAAACAAATGGAAGTCACAGCCATGGCAAAACCTGATGAACTAGAAGGGGACATGAAGGACAAATCTGGAATGTCTGCTTATTTTGAGACCACTACAATTAAGACCGATGCTGCCAGGTCTCAAGGGGAAGGTTATTATGAGCTGAGTACTACATCGGAGGAGCAGAAAGTCTCTCTTGGTAACCTCCCGCTTCCTGAAATCAGCTACAGTTCCCTAGCTCAAACACAGTTCTTGGAAGTCAATCCGGATCTTTCAAAAAGTACTGCAGACACAATTAAGACTACTTCACCGGTAGACAGAAGAGATGACAGTAGGCTGTCTCCTGGAAAACTGGCTCTAGAGCAGAGAAGCTACTCTTTGAATATCACCATTGGTGCAATGGATCATGATGTCCAAGGGCGACCCAGGAACTTCTCTCCGTTAGCTACCGACATCATGTCTCATACTAGCGGGAGCCTTGACGAATCTGCTGATTATCTTCCTGCCACCACTCCGTCAGTGGATAAAATACCTCAATTTCCTTCTACGATCATGGAGACAACTACTCCATCATCTCCACCTGCCCAAACCACAGTCAGTGATGGCAGTAAGAGTCCACAAGCTGAGTCCCCAGAATCACCTGTCCAAGTGAAGGGCTTTTACAAGAACGGCACAGTCATGGCCCCAGATCTGCCTGAAATGTTGGATCTGGCCGGATCGCGATCAAGGCTAGCATCTGACAATGCTGATCCAGAAATGTTGAGGAGGAAGTCTGTTCCTATGGACATGACTTCTATGGTGAGTGATTCCTTAGAATATTTACTGAAAAGTGAGCCGAGTCAAATGGCCGCAAAGAGGGAAATGCAACTGGAGGAGCAAGGTTATTGTGTCTTTAGTGAATACTCTGGTCCTATGCCATCCCCTGCAGATGTGCACAGTCCAATGGATACTTCTCCTCATATCTTTAACACTGTGATTTCAGAGGAGAAGGAACTTGGTTTTGTTGGTGAAAGGGAGTGTTTGTGGTCTGATGATCTGAAGACAGAAGAGTTAGTTGCACCACaagtaaaagaagaagaagtAATGCGAAGTAAGGAAGATTCATTTGAAAGAGAGAGTGCAGTTGCTGAAAAATCTACTACTGAGACTCAGCAAGATAAAGTTGATCCCTTCAAGGCTGAAACTTTGCAAGAAATTAGTGTAACGTCACCTGAAAATGAGAACGAACACTTAGACAAACAAATTGAAACTTTTATTACCCCAAAGGTGACTGTTACTCTGGAAGATGCAAAGCCTGACCTTGATGCTATATTTGCAGCTGAAACAGAAGCCGAAATAGCTGACTACGAGAGGCAAATACGCAAATTAGAAATGGAGGACCGCCCTTTAAGCATGGAGGAGGAAAGAGAGCTCCAAGAGCTCAGAGAGAAGGTTAAGAATAAACCAGACCTTGTTCACCAGGAAGCCTATGAAGAGGTTGATGCGGAAGATGTGTATCAACTCACTGGAGTTGCGAAGGACAGGATTGCCAGACCTCTCAGACCATCCCCAGCATCTTCAGTAGAAAGTGCTACAGAGGAGGAGAAAATCCACATTGTTGAGACTGAAAAACCTAAATCACCAGAGGTTCTAAAAGCAGATCCTAATAGATTATCCCCCGTTGGATCTTTTGAGAAGTATTTTAGAGAGGAGAGGCCTTCTGAGCAGGAGGTAAAGCAGAAAGACACAGTGGAATCCCTCAAGGAGAAAGCTGTTGAGGAGCAACCAACACCAGCTTTTTCAAAGACAGAGGAGAAACCTTCTGAGCAACAGGTAATTCAGAAAGATACTATCGTGGAGTCCCTTGAAGAAAAACCTGTGGAGGAGCAACCTCACCCAGTACCTTCAGAGACAGCGGAGGCTCCTGTAGACACCACTGTAATTCAAGAAATTGAGGAAGATGTTGAAATTGCTGAGGAGCCTGAAGAGATCATCCCAGAAACAAAACCAGCCCTAGAAGAGAAACCAGTGGCAGACAAATTGGAGCCAGATGAGATTGCAGTAGAGAAAGATGAGGTTAATGTTGTTGAGAATGAAGAACTTGAGGAGGAATTATTGGAAGGAGCCAAGGCAGCAGAGGACATTGTTGAGTCTCGAGCTGCAATTGAGTCAGTTGTGATGGTGGAAGATGATTTCATTACAGTGGTGCAGACCATTGATGAAGGAGAGGTCTCTGGACACAGTGTACGCTTCTCGGCCCCCAATGAAGAGGAACGTCCAAAACTCCTcgatgaagaagaggaggaggagtcTGTGGAGATGGCACAAGAAGTTGAAATAGAGGCTGCAAGTGTAGAAGAAATTGTAGATGTCCCAGAGCAAAATGAGCCTCCAGTTTGTCCAGTTAAAGAGATAGAAATACAAGAGAGTGAAGCACCATCTCAAAGCTATGATGACTACAAAGATGAAACTACCATTGATGACTCCATTTTAGACAGCTCCTGGATGGACACGCAAG CAGACGATGATAAGAGCTTAGCAACTGAGAAGATTGAGCCTCTACCCAAAGCCAGCCCTGTCAAGAAACCGCATGCAGAGAAACCGGTCAAACAGAAAACTAAGGGCAGCAGGGTCAAAGGACGAATCATGACCCCTGAGCGTAAACATGTTCGCAAGGAGCCGGTGCCCATCCAGAAAGAAGagatgaagaagaaaaaag CTGTGATTAAGAAGCCtgatttcacaaaaaaatctgatattcaGACGTGCTCTCCTTCGCGGAAGGGTGTTGTAAAGACTACCGTAAGGCACCCTAGACCTACCCAACATCACGCGTGTGTTAAGCGGAAACCCACAG TATCTGCAGATGGACGACTGCCCTTCAGTGTGGCCAGGCACTCCAGAGATCGGGCATCT ACCTCCAATTCCACAACACTAACAAAGATCCCCACCTCTAAAATGCGGGCAGCGGCCTTGGTGCCAGCCCGACCTTACACCGTCTGCTCCTCCAATAAAAACAGCCCAATGGGGGAGGGGGATCTTAATGAGCCCCGCCCTTCTTCAGCGGGTCAACAAGTTTCAGTAAACGTACTTGTAGTTAAG GATGGTGGATCTCGGAGCCCAGAGAAGAGGTCGTCCCTGCCACGGCCAGCATCCATACTTACTCGCCGCCAACATACAGGTGACCATGAGGAGAGCTCCACTTCTATCACCAGCTCTGGGTCCACAGCACCACGCAGGCCAACAT CGTTCCGTACTGAAGTCAGAGCAGAGCACAGGACAGGCAGGTCTTCTAGTATGACAG GCACAGAGGCTGCTCGCTCCCGCTCTGTTGGCAACTCCACACCCCGTACACCCGGCTCAACTGCCATCACTCCTGGCACCCCTCCAAGTTACTCCTGCCGTACCCCAGGGACACCTCGTACTCCAGGCACCCCTAAATCCCTCAGCCTGCTGTCCCAGGAAAAGAAAGTGGCCATCCTCCGCACACCTCCAAAATCCCCTGCCACTACACCCAAACAGCTGCGCATCTTAAACCAGCCGCTTCCTGACCTCAAGAACGTCAAGTCCAAGATCGGTTCTACTGACAACATCAAGTACCAGCCCAAAGGGGGCCAG attcaaATTTTAAACAAGAAGCTGGACTTAGGTCACGTATCGTCAAAGTGCAGATCCAAGGATAATCTGAAGCATTCACCTCAGGGAGGCAAT GTGCACATTCCGACCAATAAGATTGACCTAAGTCATGTGACCTCTAAGTGTGGATCATTGGACAACATCCGCCACAAGCCAG GGGGCGGTAATGTGCGCATTGGGAGCGTGAAGCTGGACTTTAGAGAAAAGGCCCATGCAAAGGTGGGTTCACTCGACAATGCCCACCACACTCCCGGAGGAGGACAGATACAG ATCGAAAGCCATAAGCTGATGTTCCGGGACACGGCAAAAGCACGGGTGGATCACGGGGCGGATATTGTGATTGAAACGGCTGGGCTGTCGGGCGGTACCTCCCCCCACCGTCACAGCCACATGTCCTCATCCGGAAGCATCAACATGCTTGAGTCGCCACAGCTGGCCACACTGGCGGAGGATGTGACCGCCGCCCTGGCTAAACAGGGCTTGTGA
- the map2 gene encoding microtubule-associated protein 2 isoform X8: MADGRQPEDSAPQWSTPGAQGSSSPGGHGENGFSSSYRACQPGGAHAGSATAYAKENGFNGDLTSGHAVTAVEDSANLPPSPPPSPAAEHFGPLEQDVGDEEEAGPLRRFQNSRERCKFLAPSISVSVPEDDPYHSDEEYYEHPLFSPEWTRSGSRPPGQAAAFRQIEEEETIESLSAAEEEEEETSEAAATAAALEEQEEEEEEEEEQWSGEEPEQESPSELPERAEVIGEAQALPGLQSEVHTQAAIAANKAPNGRVEEAGGHESPAEALKMEAERTDPIGMDFTESAMHLDDLPSYESLARDTDMPESPFAKTYPMRDFELPPSGLGHAKEPLEAPLERPDGQSCDVIEPLTEKTCDLSNIHKTESGHAQDKQMEVTAMAKPDELEGDMKDKSGMSAYFETTTIKTDAARSQGEGYYELSTTSEEQKVSLGNLPLPEISYSSLAQTQFLEVNPDLSKSTADTIKTTSPVDRRDDSRLSPGKLALEQRSYSLNITIGAMDHDVQGRPRNFSPLATDIMSHTSGSLDESADYLPATTPSVDKIPQFPSTIMETTTPSSPPAQTTVSDGSKSPQAESPESPVQVKGFYKNGTVMAPDLPEMLDLAGSRSRLASDNADPEMLRRKSVPMDMTSMVSDSLEYLLKSEPSQMAAKREMQLEEQGYCVFSEYSGPMPSPADVHSPMDTSPHIFNTVISEEKELGFVGERECLWSDDLKTEELVAPQVKEEEVMRSKEDSFERESAVAEKSTTETQQDKVDPFKAETLQEISVTSPENENEHLDKQIETFITPKVTVTLEDAKPDLDAIFAAETEAEIADYERQIRKLEMEDRPLSMEEERELQELREKVKNKPDLVHQEAYEEVDAEDVYQLTGVAKDRIARPLRPSPASSVESATEEEKIHIVETEKPKSPEVLKADPNRLSPVGSFEKYFREERPSEQEVKQKDTVESLKEKAVEEQPTPAFSKTEEKPSEQQVIQKDTIVESLEEKPVEEQPHPVPSETAEAPVDTTVIQEIEEDVEIAEEPEEIIPETKPALEEKPVADKLEPDEIAVEKDEVNVVENEELEEELLEGAKAAEDIVESRAAIESVVMVEDDFITVVQTIDEGEVSGHSVRFSAPNEEERPKLLDEEEEEESVEMAQEVEIEAASVEEIVDVPEQNEPPVCPVKEIEIQESEAPSQSYDDYKDETTIDDSILDSSWMDTQADDDKSLATEKIEPLPKASPVKKPHAEKPVKQKTKGSRVKGRIMTPERKHVRKEPVPIQKEEMKKKKAVIKKPDFTKKSDIQTCSPSRKGVVKTTVRHPRPTQHHACVKRKPTVSADGRLPFSVARHSRDRASTSNSTTLTKIPTSKMRAAALVPARPYTVCSSNKNSPMGEGDLNEPRPSSAGQQVSVNVLVVKDGGSRSPEKRSSLPRPASILTRRQHTGDHEESSTSITSSGSTAPRRPTSFRTEVRAEHRTGRSSSMTGTEAARSRSVGNSTPRTPGSTAITPGTPPSYSCRTPGTPRTPGTPKSLSLLSQEKKVAILRTPPKSPATTPKQLRILNQPLPDLKNVKSKIGSTDNIKYQPKGGQIQILNKKLDLGHVSSKCRSKDNLKHSPQGGNVHIPTNKIDLSHVTSKCGSLDNIRHKPGGGNVRIGSVKLDFREKAHAKVGSLDNAHHTPGGGQIQIESHKLMFRDTAKARVDHGADIVIETAGLSGGTSPHRHSHMSSSGSINMLESPQLATLAEDVTAALAKQGL, from the exons TGGAAGACTCTGCAAACCTGCCGCCCTCTCCTCCACCGTCTCCGGCAGCAGAGCATTTTGGACCGCTGGAACAAG ATGTAGGGGATGAGGAGGAAGCAGGTCCTCTCCGCCGCTTCCAAAATTCTCGCGAGAGGTGCAAGTTCCTCGCCCCCTCCATCTCAGTGTCTGTGCCTGAGGATGACCCCTACCACTCTGATGAGGAATACTATGAACACCCTTTATTCAGCCCAGAGTGGACGCGCTCGGGCTCTCGCCCCCCAGGGCAGGCCGCCGCGTTTAGACAGATCGAAG AAGAGGAGACCATAGAGAGTCTCTCAGCTgcggaggaggaagaggaggagactTCGGAAGCcgcagcaacagcagcagctCTAGAGGAacaggaggaggaagaggaggaagaggaggagcaGTGGAGTGGGGAGGAGCCTGAACAGGAATCCCCATCCGAGCTCCCAGAACGGGCAGAGGTCATAGGCGAGGCCCAGGCTCTGCCCGGCCTGCAGTCCGAGGTTCATACACAGGCAGCTATAGCTGCCAACAAGGCCCCTAATGGGCGAGTTGAGGAGGCAGGGGGGCATGAAAGCCCTGCAGAAG CTTTGAAGATGGAAGCGGAGAGGACAGATCCCATTGGCATGGACTTCACTGAATCTGCAATGCACCTAGATGATCTCCCATCCTACGAGAGTCTTGCCAGAGACACAGATATGCCAGAAAGCCCCTTTGCTAAAACATATCCCATGCGGGATTTTGAATTGCCTCCAAGTGGCCTGGGTCATGCCAAAGAACCTTTAGAAGCTCCATTGGAAAGGCCTGATGGGCAGAGTTGTGACGTGATAGAGCCTTTAACCGAAAAAACATGTGACTTAAGCAATATACACAAGACTGAATCAGGTCATGCACAAGACAAACAAATGGAAGTCACAGCCATGGCAAAACCTGATGAACTAGAAGGGGACATGAAGGACAAATCTGGAATGTCTGCTTATTTTGAGACCACTACAATTAAGACCGATGCTGCCAGGTCTCAAGGGGAAGGTTATTATGAGCTGAGTACTACATCGGAGGAGCAGAAAGTCTCTCTTGGTAACCTCCCGCTTCCTGAAATCAGCTACAGTTCCCTAGCTCAAACACAGTTCTTGGAAGTCAATCCGGATCTTTCAAAAAGTACTGCAGACACAATTAAGACTACTTCACCGGTAGACAGAAGAGATGACAGTAGGCTGTCTCCTGGAAAACTGGCTCTAGAGCAGAGAAGCTACTCTTTGAATATCACCATTGGTGCAATGGATCATGATGTCCAAGGGCGACCCAGGAACTTCTCTCCGTTAGCTACCGACATCATGTCTCATACTAGCGGGAGCCTTGACGAATCTGCTGATTATCTTCCTGCCACCACTCCGTCAGTGGATAAAATACCTCAATTTCCTTCTACGATCATGGAGACAACTACTCCATCATCTCCACCTGCCCAAACCACAGTCAGTGATGGCAGTAAGAGTCCACAAGCTGAGTCCCCAGAATCACCTGTCCAAGTGAAGGGCTTTTACAAGAACGGCACAGTCATGGCCCCAGATCTGCCTGAAATGTTGGATCTGGCCGGATCGCGATCAAGGCTAGCATCTGACAATGCTGATCCAGAAATGTTGAGGAGGAAGTCTGTTCCTATGGACATGACTTCTATGGTGAGTGATTCCTTAGAATATTTACTGAAAAGTGAGCCGAGTCAAATGGCCGCAAAGAGGGAAATGCAACTGGAGGAGCAAGGTTATTGTGTCTTTAGTGAATACTCTGGTCCTATGCCATCCCCTGCAGATGTGCACAGTCCAATGGATACTTCTCCTCATATCTTTAACACTGTGATTTCAGAGGAGAAGGAACTTGGTTTTGTTGGTGAAAGGGAGTGTTTGTGGTCTGATGATCTGAAGACAGAAGAGTTAGTTGCACCACaagtaaaagaagaagaagtAATGCGAAGTAAGGAAGATTCATTTGAAAGAGAGAGTGCAGTTGCTGAAAAATCTACTACTGAGACTCAGCAAGATAAAGTTGATCCCTTCAAGGCTGAAACTTTGCAAGAAATTAGTGTAACGTCACCTGAAAATGAGAACGAACACTTAGACAAACAAATTGAAACTTTTATTACCCCAAAGGTGACTGTTACTCTGGAAGATGCAAAGCCTGACCTTGATGCTATATTTGCAGCTGAAACAGAAGCCGAAATAGCTGACTACGAGAGGCAAATACGCAAATTAGAAATGGAGGACCGCCCTTTAAGCATGGAGGAGGAAAGAGAGCTCCAAGAGCTCAGAGAGAAGGTTAAGAATAAACCAGACCTTGTTCACCAGGAAGCCTATGAAGAGGTTGATGCGGAAGATGTGTATCAACTCACTGGAGTTGCGAAGGACAGGATTGCCAGACCTCTCAGACCATCCCCAGCATCTTCAGTAGAAAGTGCTACAGAGGAGGAGAAAATCCACATTGTTGAGACTGAAAAACCTAAATCACCAGAGGTTCTAAAAGCAGATCCTAATAGATTATCCCCCGTTGGATCTTTTGAGAAGTATTTTAGAGAGGAGAGGCCTTCTGAGCAGGAGGTAAAGCAGAAAGACACAGTGGAATCCCTCAAGGAGAAAGCTGTTGAGGAGCAACCAACACCAGCTTTTTCAAAGACAGAGGAGAAACCTTCTGAGCAACAGGTAATTCAGAAAGATACTATCGTGGAGTCCCTTGAAGAAAAACCTGTGGAGGAGCAACCTCACCCAGTACCTTCAGAGACAGCGGAGGCTCCTGTAGACACCACTGTAATTCAAGAAATTGAGGAAGATGTTGAAATTGCTGAGGAGCCTGAAGAGATCATCCCAGAAACAAAACCAGCCCTAGAAGAGAAACCAGTGGCAGACAAATTGGAGCCAGATGAGATTGCAGTAGAGAAAGATGAGGTTAATGTTGTTGAGAATGAAGAACTTGAGGAGGAATTATTGGAAGGAGCCAAGGCAGCAGAGGACATTGTTGAGTCTCGAGCTGCAATTGAGTCAGTTGTGATGGTGGAAGATGATTTCATTACAGTGGTGCAGACCATTGATGAAGGAGAGGTCTCTGGACACAGTGTACGCTTCTCGGCCCCCAATGAAGAGGAACGTCCAAAACTCCTcgatgaagaagaggaggaggagtcTGTGGAGATGGCACAAGAAGTTGAAATAGAGGCTGCAAGTGTAGAAGAAATTGTAGATGTCCCAGAGCAAAATGAGCCTCCAGTTTGTCCAGTTAAAGAGATAGAAATACAAGAGAGTGAAGCACCATCTCAAAGCTATGATGACTACAAAGATGAAACTACCATTGATGACTCCATTTTAGACAGCTCCTGGATGGACACGCAAG CAGACGATGATAAGAGCTTAGCAACTGAGAAGATTGAGCCTCTACCCAAAGCCAGCCCTGTCAAGAAACCGCATGCAGAGAAACCGGTCAAACAGAAAACTAAGGGCAGCAGGGTCAAAGGACGAATCATGACCCCTGAGCGTAAACATGTTCGCAAGGAGCCGGTGCCCATCCAGAAAGAAGagatgaagaagaaaaaag CTGTGATTAAGAAGCCtgatttcacaaaaaaatctgatattcaGACGTGCTCTCCTTCGCGGAAGGGTGTTGTAAAGACTACCGTAAGGCACCCTAGACCTACCCAACATCACGCGTGTGTTAAGCGGAAACCCACAG TATCTGCAGATGGACGACTGCCCTTCAGTGTGGCCAGGCACTCCAGAGATCGGGCATCT ACCTCCAATTCCACAACACTAACAAAGATCCCCACCTCTAAAATGCGGGCAGCGGCCTTGGTGCCAGCCCGACCTTACACCGTCTGCTCCTCCAATAAAAACAGCCCAATGGGGGAGGGGGATCTTAATGAGCCCCGCCCTTCTTCAGCGGGTCAACAAGTTTCAGTAAACGTACTTGTAGTTAAG GATGGTGGATCTCGGAGCCCAGAGAAGAGGTCGTCCCTGCCACGGCCAGCATCCATACTTACTCGCCGCCAACATACAGGTGACCATGAGGAGAGCTCCACTTCTATCACCAGCTCTGGGTCCACAGCACCACGCAGGCCAACAT CGTTCCGTACTGAAGTCAGAGCAGAGCACAGGACAGGCAGGTCTTCTAGTATGACAG GCACAGAGGCTGCTCGCTCCCGCTCTGTTGGCAACTCCACACCCCGTACACCCGGCTCAACTGCCATCACTCCTGGCACCCCTCCAAGTTACTCCTGCCGTACCCCAGGGACACCTCGTACTCCAGGCACCCCTAAATCCCTCAGCCTGCTGTCCCAGGAAAAGAAAGTGGCCATCCTCCGCACACCTCCAAAATCCCCTGCCACTACACCCAAACAGCTGCGCATCTTAAACCAGCCGCTTCCTGACCTCAAGAACGTCAAGTCCAAGATCGGTTCTACTGACAACATCAAGTACCAGCCCAAAGGGGGCCAG attcaaATTTTAAACAAGAAGCTGGACTTAGGTCACGTATCGTCAAAGTGCAGATCCAAGGATAATCTGAAGCATTCACCTCAGGGAGGCAAT GTGCACATTCCGACCAATAAGATTGACCTAAGTCATGTGACCTCTAAGTGTGGATCATTGGACAACATCCGCCACAAGCCAG GGGGCGGTAATGTGCGCATTGGGAGCGTGAAGCTGGACTTTAGAGAAAAGGCCCATGCAAAGGTGGGTTCACTCGACAATGCCCACCACACTCCCGGAGGAGGACAGATACAG ATCGAAAGCCATAAGCTGATGTTCCGGGACACGGCAAAAGCACGGGTGGATCACGGGGCGGATATTGTGATTGAAACGGCTGGGCTGTCGGGCGGTACCTCCCCCCACCGTCACAGCCACATGTCCTCATCCGGAAGCATCAACATGCTTGAGTCGCCACAGCTGGCCACACTGGCGGAGGATGTGACCGCCGCCCTGGCTAAACAGGGCTTGTGA